A stretch of the Dioscorea cayenensis subsp. rotundata cultivar TDr96_F1 chromosome 4, TDr96_F1_v2_PseudoChromosome.rev07_lg8_w22 25.fasta, whole genome shotgun sequence genome encodes the following:
- the LOC120258732 gene encoding uncharacterized protein LOC120258732: MHKYAKFLKVLLTNKRKLEEEGTVALTGNCLSILEKKLPQKLKDPGSFIISCVLEGGVQENALADSGAIINVMPNSMYLKLGLDELRPTRMTLQLADRSIRKPRGIMEDVIVWVDKFVFPVDFVIMDIDKDVEIPLMLGQPFLTTLGALIDLKGGKLTLRVGEEEAMYTLPVTMKHSLDHDDTLYFIDETDLLISDCV; this comes from the coding sequence ATGcacaaatatgccaagtttctaAAAGTGCTCCTcaccaacaagagaaaattaGAGGAAGAAGGCACCGTGGCACTCACGGGAAATTGCTTGTCCATATTAGAAAAGAAACTCCctcaaaagttgaaagatccgggaagcttcataatcTCTTGTGTGCTTGAAGGAGGAGTGCAAGAAAATGCATTAGCAGATTCAGGCGCTATCATAAATGTCATGCCCAACAGCATGTATTTGAAGCTTGGCTTGGATGAACTTAGACCCACaaggatgactttacaattggcggatcgatcaatAAGGAAGCCTCGTGGGATTATGGAAGATGTGATTGTAtgggtggacaaatttgtgtttcctgtagacttcgtgATTATGGACATAGATAAAGATGTGGAGATACCCCTAATGCTTGGTCAACCCTTCCTTACCACTTTAGGAGCTCTCATCGATTTAAAAGGGGGAAAGTTGACTCTAAGGGTTGGAGAGGAAGAGGCAATGTACACTTTACCGGTGACCATGAAACACTCACTAGACCATGATGATAcgctttattttattgatgaaactgatctcttgatttctgattgtgtgtag